One genomic region from Pseudoduganella lutea encodes:
- a CDS encoding DUF1329 domain-containing protein, with protein MTRMTTEATRTIKTRKPHLAAALAVLAIASGAISGNACAATAEEAAQLGKTLTPLGAEKAGNKDGTIPAWDGGLAKPAAGFANGGRRDQDPYAGEKPVVSITAKNMDQHADRLSDGSKAMLKKYPSYRIDVYPTHRTAAAPDWVYANTLKNATRAKLTEKLVPEGAYAGVPFPIPKTGAEVMWNHLLRWRGTDWQKPFRSYLTTAAGKPVMTVDGTADGSMPYYYKDAAPEKFNGTYWTIRLVNSGPPIRAGEAISGKLNLDPEKDASYVYLPGQRRTRKLPNACCDTPTPATAGVMSFDEVDIFGGRLDRFDWKILGKKEMYIPYNSNRSLKGKDADLLGASHLNPDAVRWELHRVWVVEAKLKGGQRHLAPRSVYYIDEDSWTGALADRWDANGQLWKTLWSLPVTMPDLPATTSITFGFYDLVSGTWFASDVVTEKTAQYKQVPRWPEATWSQEALSGAGLR; from the coding sequence ATGACACGCATGACAACCGAGGCAACCAGGACAATCAAGACGCGCAAGCCGCACCTGGCGGCCGCACTGGCCGTCCTCGCCATCGCCAGCGGCGCCATCAGCGGCAACGCCTGTGCCGCCACGGCCGAGGAGGCGGCGCAGCTGGGCAAGACGCTGACGCCGCTGGGCGCCGAAAAGGCCGGCAACAAGGATGGCACGATCCCGGCATGGGATGGTGGCCTGGCGAAACCGGCGGCGGGCTTCGCCAACGGCGGCCGGCGCGACCAGGACCCGTACGCGGGCGAGAAGCCGGTCGTGTCGATCACGGCGAAGAACATGGACCAGCATGCGGACAGGCTGTCCGATGGCAGCAAGGCGATGCTGAAGAAATATCCGTCGTACCGCATCGACGTTTATCCGACGCACCGCACGGCGGCCGCGCCGGACTGGGTGTACGCGAACACGCTGAAGAACGCCACGCGCGCGAAACTGACCGAAAAGCTGGTGCCCGAAGGCGCCTACGCCGGCGTGCCGTTCCCGATCCCGAAAACGGGCGCCGAAGTGATGTGGAATCACCTGCTGCGCTGGCGCGGCACCGACTGGCAAAAGCCTTTCCGCTCCTACCTGACGACGGCGGCCGGCAAGCCCGTGATGACGGTGGACGGCACGGCCGATGGCAGCATGCCCTATTACTACAAGGACGCCGCGCCGGAAAAATTCAACGGGACGTACTGGACGATCCGTCTCGTCAATTCCGGGCCGCCGATACGCGCCGGCGAAGCGATCAGCGGCAAGCTCAATCTCGATCCGGAAAAGGATGCCAGCTACGTGTACCTGCCGGGGCAGCGCCGCACGCGCAAGTTGCCGAACGCGTGCTGCGACACGCCGACGCCTGCGACCGCCGGCGTCATGAGCTTCGACGAGGTCGATATCTTCGGCGGCCGGCTGGACCGGTTCGACTGGAAGATCCTCGGCAAGAAGGAGATGTACATCCCGTATAACTCGAACCGTTCGCTGAAGGGCAAGGATGCCGACCTGCTGGGTGCAAGCCACCTGAATCCCGATGCCGTGCGCTGGGAACTGCACCGCGTGTGGGTGGTGGAAGCGAAGCTGAAGGGAGGCCAGCGCCACCTGGCACCGCGCAGCGTGTACTACATCGACGAGGACTCGTGGACGGGCGCGCTGGCGGACCGCTGGGATGCCAACGGCCAGCTGTGGAAGACGCTGTGGTCGCTGCCGGTGACGATGCCCGACCTGCCGGCAACCACCAGCATCACGTTCGGCTTCTATGACCTGGTGTCGGGAACGTGGTTCGCCAGCGACGTGGTCACCGAGAAGACGGCGCAGTACAAGCAGGTGCCGCGCTGGCCGGAAGCCACGTGGAGCCAGGAAGCGCTGTCCGGCGCGGGACTGCGGTGA
- a CDS encoding cyclase family protein: protein MTRSFIDLSIYLENEVLSDPPPLAPKITYQKHTDTLHEFMAMIPGTTAADYPDGEAAAAEWVTMTTHSGTHLDAPYHFHSTMDAAMGEKKASITIDEVPLEWCFQPGVKLDFRHFPDGYVATAADVAAELDRIGHDLRPLDIVVVNTRAGSRYGHNDYVSAGCGMGYEATMYLLERGVRLTGTDAWSWDAPFAYTAQKIAETGNKALIWEGHKAGRDIGYCHLEKLHALETLPAHGFYISCFPHKVRRGSAGWTRAVAIVDDALLALPR from the coding sequence ATGACCCGAAGTTTCATCGACCTTTCCATCTACCTCGAGAACGAGGTGCTGTCCGATCCGCCGCCATTGGCGCCGAAGATCACGTACCAGAAGCACACCGACACGCTGCATGAATTCATGGCGATGATCCCGGGCACCACGGCCGCCGACTACCCGGACGGCGAAGCCGCCGCCGCCGAATGGGTGACGATGACGACGCACAGCGGCACCCACCTCGACGCGCCATACCACTTCCATTCGACGATGGACGCTGCGATGGGAGAAAAGAAGGCGTCGATCACGATCGACGAAGTGCCGCTCGAATGGTGCTTCCAGCCCGGCGTGAAGCTCGATTTCCGTCACTTCCCCGATGGCTACGTCGCCACCGCCGCCGACGTGGCCGCGGAGCTGGACCGCATCGGCCACGACCTGCGCCCGCTCGACATCGTGGTCGTCAACACGCGCGCGGGCAGCCGCTACGGCCACAATGACTATGTGTCCGCCGGCTGCGGCATGGGCTACGAGGCCACGATGTACCTGCTGGAGCGGGGCGTGCGCCTGACCGGCACCGATGCGTGGAGCTGGGATGCGCCCTTCGCGTACACGGCGCAGAAGATCGCGGAAACGGGCAACAAGGCGCTGATCTGGGAAGGCCACAAGGCTGGGCGCGACATCGGCTACTGCCACCTGGAAAAGCTCCACGCCCTCGAAACCCTGCCCGCGCACGGCTTCTACATCAGCTGCTTCCCCCACAAGGTGCGCCGCGGCTCCGCCGGCTGGACGCGCGCCGTTGCCATCGTCGACGACGCGCTGCTGGCGCTGCCACGCTGA
- a CDS encoding S8 family serine peptidase, with amino-acid sequence MAGILGAGWHGQRYLERGLPLPAELADSTDLLGVCPAIELLDLRVFDTDGNADEFTILAALQYVRYLNGSRDRQFVHGVNISLSLHHSVRSYGCGSTPVCLECNRLVGSGVVVVAAAGNFGFDDAYARTSLGGAYRGQSLTDPGNAQAVITVGATHRADPHVYGVSYFSSRGPTGDGRAKPDLVAPGEKITSTAPDGTTATMDGTSMAAPHVSGVAALLLARHPELMGHPDRVKDILRRSATDLGREPSFQGCGLVDALRALQAV; translated from the coding sequence GTGGCCGGCATCCTTGGCGCCGGCTGGCATGGCCAGCGCTACCTGGAGCGCGGCCTGCCCCTGCCCGCCGAGCTGGCGGACAGCACCGACCTGCTGGGCGTGTGCCCGGCGATCGAGCTGCTCGACCTGCGCGTGTTCGACACCGACGGCAATGCCGACGAATTCACGATCCTGGCCGCGCTGCAGTATGTGCGCTACCTGAACGGCAGCCGCGACCGGCAATTCGTGCACGGCGTGAACATCAGCCTGTCGCTGCACCATTCGGTGCGCAGTTATGGCTGCGGCAGCACCCCGGTATGCCTGGAGTGCAACCGGCTGGTCGGCAGCGGCGTGGTGGTGGTGGCCGCCGCGGGCAATTTCGGTTTCGACGACGCCTATGCCCGCACCAGCCTGGGTGGCGCCTACCGCGGACAGAGCCTGACGGATCCGGGCAACGCGCAGGCCGTGATCACCGTCGGCGCCACGCACCGCGCCGATCCCCACGTGTACGGCGTCTCGTATTTTTCCAGCCGCGGTCCCACGGGCGACGGCCGCGCCAAGCCCGATCTCGTGGCGCCCGGCGAAAAGATCACGTCCACGGCGCCAGATGGAACGACGGCGACGATGGACGGCACGAGCATGGCGGCGCCGCACGTGTCGGGCGTGGCGGCACTGCTGCTGGCCCGGCACCCGGAACTGATGGGCCATCCCGACCGCGTAAAAGACATCCTGCGCCGTTCGGCCACCGACCTGGGCCGCGAGCCGTCGTTCCAGGGCTGCGGCCTCGTCGACGCCTTGCGCGCCCTGCAGGCGGTATGA
- a CDS encoding WD40/YVTN/BNR-like repeat-containing protein → MSTVNSAARVADVLDRPAAQDRQPASRVMLGLDRHGKRTLAVGERGLVLVSDDDGKAWRQARVPVSVTLTAVRFVTPDLAWAIGHGGVVLHTEDGGATWRRQLDGRGIIRLLESAARGNEALAATARQFAADGPDKPLLDLHFYDAKRGIVAGAYGLVLRTEDGGATWQVLNGATDNPDGLHVYAIAVRGEETWLAGEQGYIARSLDGGRAFTRVQAPYRGTWFTARALPDGGLLFAGLRGNAWRWNGQGFEQLAGYAPVSLAASATAPGGVLLADQAGHLYRAGTGQQPARMVRLTTPPSPIAAMVATAGGDVLVAGVRGVSRISATVLEGGAP, encoded by the coding sequence GTGTCGACTGTGAACAGTGCCGCCCGCGTGGCGGATGTCCTGGATCGTCCGGCCGCGCAGGATCGCCAGCCGGCCAGCCGGGTGATGCTCGGGCTGGACCGGCACGGCAAGCGCACGCTTGCCGTGGGTGAACGGGGCCTGGTGCTGGTCTCCGACGACGACGGCAAGGCATGGCGCCAGGCGCGGGTGCCGGTCAGCGTCACGCTCACCGCCGTACGTTTCGTCACCCCGGACCTGGCATGGGCAATCGGCCATGGCGGCGTGGTGCTGCACACCGAGGACGGTGGCGCCACGTGGCGCCGCCAGCTGGACGGGCGCGGCATCATCCGCTTGCTGGAATCGGCGGCGCGCGGCAACGAGGCGCTGGCCGCCACCGCCCGCCAGTTCGCCGCGGACGGCCCGGACAAGCCCCTGCTCGACCTGCATTTCTACGACGCGAAGCGCGGCATCGTGGCTGGCGCCTATGGCCTGGTATTGCGCACCGAGGATGGCGGCGCCACGTGGCAGGTGCTGAACGGCGCGACCGACAATCCCGATGGCTTGCACGTGTATGCGATCGCCGTGCGCGGCGAGGAAACGTGGCTGGCCGGCGAGCAGGGCTACATCGCCCGCTCGCTCGACGGCGGCCGCGCTTTCACGCGCGTGCAGGCACCTTATCGGGGCACGTGGTTCACCGCCCGGGCATTGCCGGACGGCGGCCTGCTGTTCGCGGGATTGCGCGGCAATGCCTGGCGCTGGAATGGCCAGGGCTTCGAACAACTGGCCGGCTATGCGCCCGTGTCGCTGGCCGCGTCGGCCACCGCGCCTGGCGGCGTGCTGCTCGCCGACCAGGCTGGCCACCTGTACCGCGCGGGCACCGGGCAGCAGCCGGCGCGGATGGTGCGGCTGACCACGCCGCCGTCGCCCATCGCCGCCATGGTGGCAACGGCCGGGGGCGATGTGCTGGTCGCCGGCGTGCGCGGTGTTTCCCGAATTTCCGCCACCGTACTTGAAGGAGGTGCGCCATGA
- a CDS encoding family 1 glycosylhydrolase — MSHDVNTTAPLELWGGLECTINRVSDQYFSQMERNGHRGRIDDIDRFASLGIRAVRYPVLWECTAPDGVEHADWSWSDARLPRLRDLGVEPIAGLVHHGSGPVHTSLVSPCFPEKLAEYAGAVARRYPWLTYYTPVNEPLTTARFSGLSGVWYPHARSEEAFVRALINQCRATVLAMRAIREVNPDAKLVQTDDLSRTYGTPEMADLVDFFNERRWLSWDLLCGMVGPDHALYDFMLQSGADPEELQWFRNNPCPPDVIGVNYYITSERWLDHRADRFPASHVHEYKGRRHADMETARVLANPTRGIGPLLGEVWERYKLPVAITEAHIDAHREDQLRWLREIWQAAQQQRDAGADIRAVTVWALLGSYDWNCLVTACHGYYEPGPFDVRGKEPRPTAVAELMRRLSSGREPDHPVMRGAGWWHRPGRFLCQPVAAPAVTASLTERQQARAPMPPILVAGASGALARAFAARCKARNLPCVLAGRDTMDATDPAAVERMIREHRPWAIVNAAGSRPPSSGMTEVRETEEQYRAHVAGALVLALAAARHGLPYLVFSSTAVLADVDGPRDEAAAPAPVDAFGRCQAEAERRVLGANPRALIVRSGQFFSADGDVGLLGQALASLREGRPVALPQDLVLAPSYLPDLVDACLDLAVDGEQGIWHLSNHAGVFAVDLVARAAALLGLGTMLVQHDVDEAQAAPVLETRRGALLPALDYALARFAAASQAAAVERRSVPRQGRG, encoded by the coding sequence ATGAGTCACGACGTGAACACCACCGCCCCCCTTGAGCTCTGGGGCGGCCTCGAATGCACGATCAACCGCGTGTCGGACCAGTATTTCAGCCAGATGGAACGCAATGGCCACCGCGGGCGGATCGACGACATCGACCGATTCGCGTCGCTGGGCATCCGCGCCGTACGTTATCCGGTGCTGTGGGAATGCACCGCGCCGGACGGGGTGGAACACGCCGACTGGTCCTGGTCGGATGCGCGCCTGCCGCGCCTTCGCGACCTCGGCGTGGAGCCGATCGCCGGCCTGGTACACCATGGCAGCGGGCCGGTGCACACGAGCCTCGTCTCGCCATGCTTCCCGGAGAAGCTGGCCGAATATGCCGGCGCCGTGGCGCGGCGCTATCCCTGGCTGACGTACTACACGCCGGTCAATGAACCGCTGACGACCGCCCGGTTCTCGGGGCTGTCCGGCGTGTGGTATCCGCACGCGCGCAGCGAAGAAGCCTTCGTGCGGGCACTGATCAACCAGTGCCGCGCTACCGTGCTGGCCATGCGGGCGATCCGGGAAGTCAATCCCGATGCGAAACTGGTGCAGACCGACGACCTGTCGCGCACCTATGGCACGCCCGAGATGGCCGACCTGGTGGACTTCTTCAACGAACGCCGCTGGCTGTCGTGGGACCTGCTGTGCGGCATGGTCGGGCCGGATCATGCGCTGTACGATTTCATGCTGCAATCGGGTGCCGATCCGGAAGAACTGCAGTGGTTCCGCAACAATCCATGCCCGCCCGACGTCATCGGCGTGAATTACTACATCACCAGCGAGCGCTGGCTCGATCACCGCGCGGACCGGTTCCCGGCCAGTCACGTGCACGAGTACAAGGGCCGGCGCCATGCCGACATGGAAACGGCGCGCGTGCTTGCCAACCCCACGCGCGGCATCGGCCCGCTGCTGGGCGAGGTGTGGGAGCGCTACAAGCTGCCGGTGGCGATCACCGAAGCGCACATCGATGCGCACCGCGAAGACCAGCTGCGCTGGCTGCGCGAGATCTGGCAGGCCGCCCAGCAACAGCGCGATGCCGGCGCCGATATCCGCGCCGTGACCGTTTGGGCCTTGCTGGGCTCCTACGACTGGAACTGCCTCGTCACCGCCTGCCATGGCTACTACGAGCCGGGGCCGTTCGACGTGCGCGGCAAGGAGCCACGGCCCACCGCCGTCGCCGAGCTGATGCGGCGCCTGTCCAGTGGCCGCGAGCCCGATCATCCAGTGATGCGGGGGGCCGGCTGGTGGCACCGCCCGGGAAGGTTCCTGTGCCAGCCGGTCGCGGCGCCCGCCGTGACGGCATCGCTGACCGAACGCCAGCAGGCCAGGGCGCCGATGCCACCGATCCTGGTGGCGGGCGCCAGCGGCGCGCTGGCCCGCGCGTTTGCCGCCCGTTGCAAGGCCCGCAACCTGCCTTGCGTGCTGGCGGGCCGAGACACGATGGATGCGACGGATCCGGCGGCCGTCGAGCGCATGATCCGCGAGCACCGCCCATGGGCGATCGTCAACGCTGCGGGCAGCCGGCCGCCATCGTCCGGCATGACCGAAGTGCGCGAGACGGAAGAGCAATACCGTGCCCACGTGGCCGGTGCCCTCGTGCTGGCGCTGGCGGCTGCGCGGCACGGCCTGCCGTACTTGGTGTTCTCCAGCACCGCGGTGCTGGCCGACGTCGACGGCCCGCGCGACGAAGCGGCCGCCCCCGCGCCGGTCGATGCCTTCGGGCGGTGCCAGGCTGAAGCCGAACGCCGGGTGCTGGGCGCCAATCCGCGCGCGCTGATCGTACGCAGCGGCCAGTTCTTCAGTGCCGATGGCGACGTGGGCCTGCTGGGCCAGGCCCTGGCATCGCTGCGCGAAGGGCGGCCCGTGGCACTGCCGCAAGACCTGGTGCTGGCGCCAAGCTACCTGCCGGACCTGGTGGATGCGTGCCTGGATCTGGCCGTCGATGGCGAGCAGGGCATCTGGCACCTGAGCAACCACGCCGGCGTGTTCGCGGTGGACCTGGTGGCGCGGGCCGCCGCACTGCTGGGGCTGGGAACGATGCTGGTGCAGCACGATGTCGATGAAGCGCAGGCCGCGCCCGTGCTGGAAACGCGGCGCGGTGCGCTGCTGCCCGCGCTGGACTATGCGCTGGCCCGCTTCGCCGCCGCCAGCCAGGCCGCCGCCGTCGAACGGCGCAGCGTGCCGCGGCAAGGGCGCGGGTAA
- a CDS encoding LysR family transcriptional regulator, producing the protein MRFNRLDLNLLVALDALLSEKSITRAARRLNLSQSATSGVLARLREYFKDELLVPVGRTLIMTPLASSLCDPVRKVLLQIQATIDIRPEFDPQTATRAFRILASDYISTVLLGDLGQRFATAAPNITLDVLPTASGAIDLLERAEVDLIVLPRKFIAETHPVQVLFEETYTCIAWTGNTAIGETLTLDQYMALGHVSSRFGNAVTSFEEWFLKVSGYDRRIEVTTTNFTSIPHFVIGTNRIATMHTRLARTLARYYPIRLLPPPLDIPALEMCMQWNHFLDRDPSHIWLRSVLADIARADPFGGPYCESSSAASRERAAALAALAACS; encoded by the coding sequence ATGCGTTTCAACCGCCTCGACCTGAACCTTCTGGTCGCGCTCGACGCGCTGCTGAGCGAAAAGAGCATCACCCGTGCGGCGCGCCGCCTGAACCTGAGCCAGTCGGCCACCAGCGGCGTGCTGGCCCGGCTGCGCGAGTATTTCAAGGACGAGCTGCTGGTGCCCGTCGGCCGCACCCTGATCATGACGCCACTGGCATCGAGCCTGTGCGATCCGGTGCGCAAGGTGCTGCTGCAGATCCAGGCCACGATCGACATCCGCCCCGAATTCGATCCGCAAACGGCCACGCGCGCCTTCCGCATCCTGGCCTCCGACTACATCTCGACCGTGCTGCTGGGCGACCTGGGCCAGCGCTTCGCCACCGCCGCGCCGAACATCACGCTCGACGTGCTGCCGACCGCATCGGGCGCGATCGACCTGCTCGAACGTGCCGAGGTCGACCTGATCGTCCTGCCCCGCAAGTTCATCGCCGAGACGCACCCGGTGCAGGTGCTGTTCGAGGAAACCTACACGTGCATCGCGTGGACAGGCAACACGGCGATCGGCGAAACCCTCACGCTGGACCAGTACATGGCCCTGGGCCACGTGTCCTCCCGCTTCGGCAACGCGGTGACGAGCTTCGAGGAATGGTTCCTGAAAGTGAGCGGCTACGACCGCCGCATCGAAGTGACGACGACGAATTTCACCAGCATCCCGCACTTCGTCATCGGCACGAACCGCATCGCGACGATGCACACGCGGCTGGCCCGCACGCTGGCGCGCTACTATCCGATCCGCCTGCTGCCGCCGCCGCTGGACATTCCCGCGCTGGAGATGTGCATGCAGTGGAATCACTTCCTCGACCGCGATCCATCGCACATCTGGCTGCGTTCCGTGCTGGCCGATATCGCGCGCGCCGATCCCTTCGGTGGTCCATACTGCGAGTCATCGAGCGCTGCGTCGCGGGAGCGCGCGGCCGCGCTCGCCGCGCTGGCCGCGTGCTCCTGA
- a CDS encoding DUF1302 domain-containing protein, producing the protein MKQTRARIGHVMTAAVATALAAMAGAQGAEIATTVPDLTVRWDNTVKYSAAYRLKQPSPVQIAPGENTINTGDGDRNFGKGIVSNRADLLSELDVAYRNFGVRVSGAAWYDSVYNRSADNPFQPTNNAASVPAGEFTRATRDLHGRKAELLDAFVFAKGTLGDMPFTVRAGRHALVYGETLFFGMNGIAGAQQPIDVVKGLSVPGTQFKELLRPVGQVSGQVQAGANVSLGAYYQYRWDKSRLPAAGSYFSTVDFLDDGGEQLYAGVDATGRPVALARAHDRLAKNSGQGGVQLKWSPEGVGIDFGFYAARYHDKVPQVVLAPGLHTYSLYYHEGIRTYGASATTTLGEFNFAAEASVRHNAPLSHAGTADLIGLVPAAFGGPSAASDNAGNPVYPVGRTAHLNVSVLASLGPSFIAREASLVGEIAWNRVTSITKNASMIDPNARREGTAVRVIYEPNYRQVGSGLDLSVPIGLGYAPAGRSLALGNSFGVQRGGDISIGLNGVYESAWFLSLNYTHYFGREDTPTVVTHAARTLPQTAYTYGQAMKDRDFLSLSLRRTF; encoded by the coding sequence ATGAAGCAAACGAGAGCCCGCATTGGCCACGTCATGACCGCGGCCGTGGCAACGGCTTTAGCCGCCATGGCCGGCGCGCAGGGCGCCGAAATCGCCACCACCGTGCCCGACCTGACGGTCCGCTGGGACAACACGGTGAAGTACAGCGCGGCGTATCGGCTGAAGCAACCGTCCCCGGTGCAGATTGCTCCGGGCGAAAACACGATCAACACGGGCGACGGCGACCGCAACTTCGGCAAGGGCATCGTATCGAACCGCGCCGACCTGCTGTCCGAGCTGGACGTGGCCTACCGGAACTTCGGCGTGCGCGTCAGCGGCGCCGCATGGTACGACAGCGTGTACAACCGTTCCGCCGACAATCCTTTCCAGCCCACCAATAACGCTGCTTCGGTACCTGCGGGCGAATTCACGCGCGCCACGCGCGACCTGCATGGCCGGAAGGCCGAGCTGCTCGACGCTTTCGTGTTCGCCAAGGGCACGCTGGGCGACATGCCGTTTACCGTGCGGGCCGGCCGCCACGCGCTGGTGTATGGCGAAACGCTGTTCTTCGGCATGAACGGTATCGCCGGCGCCCAGCAACCGATCGACGTGGTCAAGGGCCTGTCGGTGCCGGGCACGCAATTCAAGGAATTGCTGCGGCCCGTGGGCCAGGTCTCGGGTCAGGTGCAGGCGGGCGCCAACGTCAGTCTCGGTGCGTACTACCAGTACCGCTGGGATAAAAGCCGCCTGCCGGCCGCCGGCAGCTATTTCTCGACCGTCGATTTCCTCGACGATGGCGGCGAACAGCTGTATGCCGGTGTCGATGCGACGGGCCGGCCCGTGGCGCTGGCCCGCGCGCACGACCGCCTCGCGAAGAACTCGGGCCAGGGTGGCGTGCAGCTCAAATGGAGCCCGGAAGGAGTGGGCATCGACTTCGGCTTCTATGCGGCGCGCTACCATGACAAGGTGCCGCAGGTCGTGCTGGCGCCAGGCTTGCACACCTACTCGCTGTATTACCACGAAGGCATTCGTACCTATGGCGCGAGCGCGACGACGACGCTGGGCGAGTTCAACTTCGCGGCCGAGGCGTCCGTGCGCCACAACGCGCCACTGTCCCATGCGGGCACGGCGGACTTGATCGGCCTTGTGCCCGCCGCGTTCGGCGGCCCCTCGGCCGCGTCGGACAATGCCGGCAATCCCGTGTACCCGGTTGGCCGCACGGCGCACCTGAACGTGTCGGTGCTGGCCTCGCTCGGCCCGAGCTTCATCGCACGCGAAGCGTCGCTGGTGGGCGAGATCGCATGGAACCGCGTCACCAGCATCACGAAGAACGCGTCGATGATCGATCCGAACGCGCGCCGCGAAGGCACTGCCGTGCGGGTGATCTACGAACCGAACTACCGCCAGGTGGGCAGCGGGCTCGATCTGTCCGTGCCCATCGGCCTGGGCTACGCGCCGGCCGGGCGCTCGCTCGCGCTGGGCAACAGCTTCGGCGTGCAGCGCGGCGGCGACATCAGCATCGGACTCAATGGCGTTTATGAAAGCGCCTGGTTCCTGTCGCTGAATTACACCCATTACTTTGGCCGCGAAGACACGCCGACCGTGGTCACGCACGCGGCGCGGACGCTGCCGCAGACCGCCTACACCTATGGCCAGGCGATGAAGGACCGCGATTTCCTGTCGCTGTCCCTGCGCCGCACATTCTAA
- a CDS encoding family 43 glycosylhydrolase produces the protein MKSAGLGSLLLGAGAPASAAAAAACTTGAPPAWGTGFEGQRKPDLGNGTFLNPVVAGDRPDPSILKDGDDYYMTFSTFDAYPGLVIWHSKDLVNWRPVTATLHRNIGSVWAPELCKHKGRYYLYIPTKKTAVPGSKTTSWVIWADKVEGPWSDPIDLDLPRHIDPGHAVGEDGSRWLFLSGVDRVRLADDGLSTVGKPEKVYEPWRYPDDWEVEAFSPEGPKVLRHNGYYYLILAVGGTSGPPTGHMVIAARSKSINGPWEHHPRNPLVRTTDVAEKWWSRGHATLVQGPAGDWWSVYHGYENGYWTLGRQCLLAPVTWSADGWFDFGGGDLSQPIRKPAKGNAQGAHGMPLSDDFSTDKYGIQWNFFNPAPDEAKRLARRDGTLHLKASGKMPSDSSPLVFVVPDQDYEVECEIEVDPGTRAGLLLFYDHKLYCGMGFEEKNLVLHRYGTEHGQPANPFGKRLFLRIRNRKHVVSIHLSGDGKTWTRGPRGYEVSGYHHNVRGGFMSLKPALYAAGAGEARFRNFRYRAFG, from the coding sequence ATGAAGTCCGCGGGCCTCGGCTCGCTGCTGCTGGGAGCCGGTGCGCCGGCCTCCGCGGCAGCGGCCGCTGCCTGCACCACGGGCGCGCCCCCGGCGTGGGGCACCGGCTTCGAAGGCCAGCGCAAGCCCGATCTGGGCAACGGCACTTTCCTGAACCCGGTCGTGGCGGGCGACCGCCCCGACCCGTCGATCCTGAAAGATGGCGACGACTACTACATGACGTTTTCCACCTTCGATGCCTATCCCGGTCTCGTGATCTGGCATTCGAAGGACCTCGTCAACTGGCGGCCGGTGACGGCCACGCTGCACCGGAACATCGGTTCCGTGTGGGCGCCGGAACTGTGCAAGCACAAAGGCCGCTACTACCTGTACATCCCCACCAAGAAGACGGCGGTGCCGGGCTCGAAGACCACGTCGTGGGTGATCTGGGCGGACAAGGTCGAAGGGCCGTGGTCCGACCCCATCGACCTGGACCTGCCGCGCCACATCGACCCGGGCCACGCCGTGGGCGAGGATGGTTCGCGCTGGCTGTTCCTGTCCGGCGTGGACCGGGTGCGGCTGGCCGACGATGGCCTGTCCACGGTGGGAAAGCCGGAAAAGGTGTACGAGCCGTGGCGCTACCCGGACGACTGGGAAGTCGAAGCATTCTCGCCGGAAGGCCCGAAGGTGCTGCGCCACAATGGCTACTACTACCTGATCCTGGCGGTGGGCGGCACGTCCGGCCCGCCGACGGGCCACATGGTCATCGCCGCCCGCTCGAAGTCGATCAACGGCCCGTGGGAACACCACCCGCGCAACCCGCTGGTGCGCACGACCGACGTGGCCGAGAAATGGTGGTCGCGCGGCCATGCCACGCTCGTGCAGGGCCCCGCCGGCGACTGGTGGAGCGTCTACCACGGCTATGAAAACGGCTACTGGACGCTGGGCCGGCAATGCCTGCTGGCGCCGGTCACCTGGTCGGCCGACGGCTGGTTCGACTTCGGCGGCGGCGACCTGTCGCAGCCGATCCGCAAGCCTGCCAAGGGGAATGCACAGGGCGCACACGGCATGCCGCTGTCGGACGACTTTTCCACCGACAAGTACGGCATCCAGTGGAACTTCTTCAATCCCGCGCCGGACGAGGCGAAGCGGCTGGCTCGGCGCGACGGCACGCTGCACCTGAAGGCCAGCGGCAAGATGCCCTCGGATTCTTCCCCGCTCGTGTTCGTGGTGCCGGACCAGGACTACGAAGTGGAATGCGAGATCGAGGTGGACCCCGGCACGCGTGCCGGCCTGCTGCTGTTCTATGACCACAAGCTGTACTGCGGCATGGGTTTCGAGGAAAAGAACCTCGTGCTGCACCGCTACGGCACCGAGCACGGCCAGCCGGCCAACCCGTTCGGCAAGCGCCTGTTCCTGCGCATCCGCAACCGCAAACACGTGGTCAGCATCCACCTGTCGGGCGACGGCAAGACGTGGACGCGCGGCCCGCGTGGCTACGAAGTCTCCGGCTACCACCACAACGTGCGCGGCGGGTTCATGTCGCTGAAGCCGGCGCTGTACGCGGCCGGTGCGGGCGAAGCCCGTTTCCGCAACTTCCGGTATCGCGCCTTCGGCTGA